The following are from one region of the Fibrobacter sp. genome:
- the xseB gene encoding exodeoxyribonuclease VII small subunit has translation MSQENFEYKNAMDRLESILERIDNSEMEIDELAGQVQEATELLRKCRQILLKTEKNVQEALSSLDGEVDQ, from the coding sequence ATGAGTCAGGAAAACTTTGAATACAAAAACGCCATGGATCGATTGGAAAGCATCCTTGAACGTATCGATAACTCGGAAATGGAAATTGACGAGCTTGCCGGACAGGTTCAGGAAGCGACGGAATTGCTTCGTAAGTGCCGTCAAATTCTGCTGAAAACCGAGAAGAATGTCCAAGAAGCGCTGTCTAGTCTTGATGGAGAGGTTGACCAGTAG